One window from the genome of Apus apus isolate bApuApu2 chromosome 12, bApuApu2.pri.cur, whole genome shotgun sequence encodes:
- the FHL1 gene encoding four and a half LIM domains protein 1 isoform X4, translating to MSERFDCHYCRDPLQGKKYVQKEGRHCCVKCFEKICANTCTECKKPIGADSKELHFRNRYWHDSCFRCFKCYTSLVNEPFMLRENNKVWCSNCTAAEDAPRCKGCFKPIIAGDQNVEYKKMVWHKDCFTCSQCKQVIGSGSFFPKGDEFYCVSCHEHKFAKTCAKCKNPITSGGLTYQEQPWHSECFICSNCKKPLGGKRFTAVEDEFYCVECYKECVAKKCAGCKNPITAGFGRGTSVVNYEGESWHDYCFKCTKCSRGLANKRFVCHNGKIYCAECPKRL from the exons ATGTCGGAGCGCTTTGACTGCCACTACTGCcgagaccccctgcaggggaAGAAGTACGTGCAGAAGGAGGGACGTCACTGCTGCGTCAAGTGCTTCGAGAAGATCTGCGCCAACACCTGCACCGAGTGCAAGAAACCCATCGGAGCTGACTCCAAG GAGCTGCATTTCAGGAACCGCTACTGGCACGACAGCTGCTTCCGCTGCTTCAAGTGCTACACGTCCTTGGTCAACGAGCCCTTCATGCTGAGGGAGAACAACAAGGTCTGGTGCAGCAATTGCACTGCTGCTGAGGATGCACCCAGGTGTAAGGGCTGCTTCAAGCCTATCATTGCAG GAGACCAAAATGTGGAGTACAAGAAGATGGTCTGGCACAAGGACTGTTTCACCTGCAGCCAGTGCAAGCAAGTGATTGGATCTGGGAGCTTCTTCCCCAAGGGTGATGAATTCTACTGTGTCTCCTGCCATGAGCATAAGTTTGCCAAGACCTGTGCTAAATGCAAGAAT CCCATCACTTCTGGAGGCCTCACTTACCAGGAGCAGCCTTGGCATTCTGAGTGTTTCATTTGCTCCAACTGCAAGAAGCCGCTGGGTGGGAAGCGCTTCACAGCCGTGGAGGATGAGTTCTACTGTGTTGAATGCTACAAGGAGTGTGTAGCCAAGAAGTGTGCTGGCTGCAAGAATCCCATTACAG CAGGATTTGGAAGAGGAACCAGTGTGGTTAACTATGAAGGTGAATCCTGGCACGATTATTGTTTCAAGTGCACCAAGTGTTCCCGTGGCCTGGCCAACAAGCGCTTTGTTTGCCACAACGGGAAGATTTACTGTGCTGAGTGTCCCAAACGGCTGTGA
- the FHL1 gene encoding four and a half LIM domains protein 1 isoform X3, with translation MAFHRHTGPGSYTVGTMSERFDCHYCRDPLQGKKYVQKEGRHCCVKCFEKICANTCTECKKPIGADSKELHFRNRYWHDSCFRCFKCYTSLVNEPFMLRENNKVWCSNCTAAEDAPRCKGCFKPIIAGDQNVEYKKMVWHKDCFTCSQCKQVIGSGSFFPKGDEFYCVSCHEHKFAKTCAKCKNPITSGGLTYQEQPWHSECFICSNCKKPLGGKRFTAVEDEFYCVECYKECVAKKCAGCKNPITAGFGRGTSVVNYEGESWHDYCFKCTKCSRGLANKRFVCHNGKIYCAECPKRL, from the exons ATGGCTTTCCACAGGCACACAG GGCCTGGCAGTTACACCGTGGGCACCATGTCGGAGCGCTTTGACTGCCACTACTGCcgagaccccctgcaggggaAGAAGTACGTGCAGAAGGAGGGACGTCACTGCTGCGTCAAGTGCTTCGAGAAGATCTGCGCCAACACCTGCACCGAGTGCAAGAAACCCATCGGAGCTGACTCCAAG GAGCTGCATTTCAGGAACCGCTACTGGCACGACAGCTGCTTCCGCTGCTTCAAGTGCTACACGTCCTTGGTCAACGAGCCCTTCATGCTGAGGGAGAACAACAAGGTCTGGTGCAGCAATTGCACTGCTGCTGAGGATGCACCCAGGTGTAAGGGCTGCTTCAAGCCTATCATTGCAG GAGACCAAAATGTGGAGTACAAGAAGATGGTCTGGCACAAGGACTGTTTCACCTGCAGCCAGTGCAAGCAAGTGATTGGATCTGGGAGCTTCTTCCCCAAGGGTGATGAATTCTACTGTGTCTCCTGCCATGAGCATAAGTTTGCCAAGACCTGTGCTAAATGCAAGAAT CCCATCACTTCTGGAGGCCTCACTTACCAGGAGCAGCCTTGGCATTCTGAGTGTTTCATTTGCTCCAACTGCAAGAAGCCGCTGGGTGGGAAGCGCTTCACAGCCGTGGAGGATGAGTTCTACTGTGTTGAATGCTACAAGGAGTGTGTAGCCAAGAAGTGTGCTGGCTGCAAGAATCCCATTACAG CAGGATTTGGAAGAGGAACCAGTGTGGTTAACTATGAAGGTGAATCCTGGCACGATTATTGTTTCAAGTGCACCAAGTGTTCCCGTGGCCTGGCCAACAAGCGCTTTGTTTGCCACAACGGGAAGATTTACTGTGCTGAGTGTCCCAAACGGCTGTGA
- the FHL1 gene encoding four and a half LIM domains protein 1 isoform X2: MVSNGAAPDRPRDSELLSQGAAGDFRLLIMAFHRHTGPGSYTVGTMSERFDCHYCRDPLQGKKYVQKEGRHCCVKCFEKICANTCTECKKPIGADSKELHFRNRYWHDSCFRCFKCYTSLVNEPFMLRENNKVWCSNCTAAEDAPRCKGCFKPIIAGDQNVEYKKMVWHKDCFTCSQCKQVIGSGSFFPKGDEFYCVSCHEHKFAKTCAKCKNPITSGGLTYQEQPWHSECFICSNCKKPLGGKRFTAVEDEFYCVECYKECVAKKCAGCKNPITGFGRGTSVVNYEGESWHDYCFKCTKCSRGLANKRFVCHNGKIYCAECPKRL; the protein is encoded by the exons ATGGTATCAAACGGGGCAGCTCCTGATCGGCCAAGAGACTCTGAACTATTATCTcaaggggctgctggggactTCAGGCTGCTAATCATGGCTTTCCACAGGCACACAG GGCCTGGCAGTTACACCGTGGGCACCATGTCGGAGCGCTTTGACTGCCACTACTGCcgagaccccctgcaggggaAGAAGTACGTGCAGAAGGAGGGACGTCACTGCTGCGTCAAGTGCTTCGAGAAGATCTGCGCCAACACCTGCACCGAGTGCAAGAAACCCATCGGAGCTGACTCCAAG GAGCTGCATTTCAGGAACCGCTACTGGCACGACAGCTGCTTCCGCTGCTTCAAGTGCTACACGTCCTTGGTCAACGAGCCCTTCATGCTGAGGGAGAACAACAAGGTCTGGTGCAGCAATTGCACTGCTGCTGAGGATGCACCCAGGTGTAAGGGCTGCTTCAAGCCTATCATTGCAG GAGACCAAAATGTGGAGTACAAGAAGATGGTCTGGCACAAGGACTGTTTCACCTGCAGCCAGTGCAAGCAAGTGATTGGATCTGGGAGCTTCTTCCCCAAGGGTGATGAATTCTACTGTGTCTCCTGCCATGAGCATAAGTTTGCCAAGACCTGTGCTAAATGCAAGAAT CCCATCACTTCTGGAGGCCTCACTTACCAGGAGCAGCCTTGGCATTCTGAGTGTTTCATTTGCTCCAACTGCAAGAAGCCGCTGGGTGGGAAGCGCTTCACAGCCGTGGAGGATGAGTTCTACTGTGTTGAATGCTACAAGGAGTGTGTAGCCAAGAAGTGTGCTGGCTGCAAGAATCCCATTACAG GATTTGGAAGAGGAACCAGTGTGGTTAACTATGAAGGTGAATCCTGGCACGATTATTGTTTCAAGTGCACCAAGTGTTCCCGTGGCCTGGCCAACAAGCGCTTTGTTTGCCACAACGGGAAGATTTACTGTGCTGAGTGTCCCAAACGGCTGTGA
- the FHL1 gene encoding four and a half LIM domains protein 1 isoform X1 — MVSNGAAPDRPRDSELLSQGAAGDFRLLIMAFHRHTGPGSYTVGTMSERFDCHYCRDPLQGKKYVQKEGRHCCVKCFEKICANTCTECKKPIGADSKELHFRNRYWHDSCFRCFKCYTSLVNEPFMLRENNKVWCSNCTAAEDAPRCKGCFKPIIAGDQNVEYKKMVWHKDCFTCSQCKQVIGSGSFFPKGDEFYCVSCHEHKFAKTCAKCKNPITSGGLTYQEQPWHSECFICSNCKKPLGGKRFTAVEDEFYCVECYKECVAKKCAGCKNPITAGFGRGTSVVNYEGESWHDYCFKCTKCSRGLANKRFVCHNGKIYCAECPKRL, encoded by the exons ATGGTATCAAACGGGGCAGCTCCTGATCGGCCAAGAGACTCTGAACTATTATCTcaaggggctgctggggactTCAGGCTGCTAATCATGGCTTTCCACAGGCACACAG GGCCTGGCAGTTACACCGTGGGCACCATGTCGGAGCGCTTTGACTGCCACTACTGCcgagaccccctgcaggggaAGAAGTACGTGCAGAAGGAGGGACGTCACTGCTGCGTCAAGTGCTTCGAGAAGATCTGCGCCAACACCTGCACCGAGTGCAAGAAACCCATCGGAGCTGACTCCAAG GAGCTGCATTTCAGGAACCGCTACTGGCACGACAGCTGCTTCCGCTGCTTCAAGTGCTACACGTCCTTGGTCAACGAGCCCTTCATGCTGAGGGAGAACAACAAGGTCTGGTGCAGCAATTGCACTGCTGCTGAGGATGCACCCAGGTGTAAGGGCTGCTTCAAGCCTATCATTGCAG GAGACCAAAATGTGGAGTACAAGAAGATGGTCTGGCACAAGGACTGTTTCACCTGCAGCCAGTGCAAGCAAGTGATTGGATCTGGGAGCTTCTTCCCCAAGGGTGATGAATTCTACTGTGTCTCCTGCCATGAGCATAAGTTTGCCAAGACCTGTGCTAAATGCAAGAAT CCCATCACTTCTGGAGGCCTCACTTACCAGGAGCAGCCTTGGCATTCTGAGTGTTTCATTTGCTCCAACTGCAAGAAGCCGCTGGGTGGGAAGCGCTTCACAGCCGTGGAGGATGAGTTCTACTGTGTTGAATGCTACAAGGAGTGTGTAGCCAAGAAGTGTGCTGGCTGCAAGAATCCCATTACAG CAGGATTTGGAAGAGGAACCAGTGTGGTTAACTATGAAGGTGAATCCTGGCACGATTATTGTTTCAAGTGCACCAAGTGTTCCCGTGGCCTGGCCAACAAGCGCTTTGTTTGCCACAACGGGAAGATTTACTGTGCTGAGTGTCCCAAACGGCTGTGA